Proteins found in one Mustela lutreola isolate mMusLut2 chromosome 12, mMusLut2.pri, whole genome shotgun sequence genomic segment:
- the PIGO gene encoding GPI ethanolamine phosphate transferase 3 isoform X2, with protein sequence MQKISVLLFLAWVCFLFYAGIALFTSGFLLTRLELTNHSSCQEPPGPGSLPWGSQGKPGACWMASRFSRLVLVLIDALRFDFAHPQRSHGPGEPPVSLPFLGKLDSLQRILEIQPHHARLYQSKADPPTTTMQRLKALTTGSLPTFIDAGSNFASYAIVEDNLIKQLASAGRRVVFMGDDTWKDLFPGAFSQAFFFPSFNVRDLHTVDNGILEHLYPTMDSGKWDMLIAHFLGVDHCGHKYGPHHPEMAKKLSQMDQVIQGLVERLENDTLLVVIGDHGMTMTGDHGGDSELEISAALFLYSPKALFPGAPPEEPEIVPQISLVPTLALLLGLPIPFGNIGEVMAELFSEVEDAQPHSSALAQASALHLNAQQVSRFLHAYSAASQDLQITELHRLQNLFSNASADYQRLLQSPQGAEAALQTVITELQQFLRGVRAMCIQSWARFSLGRMAGGAALMAAACFLCLLVSQWATSPGFCFHPFLLIPMACGLAGTIVCAGLLTTTGLRLDPVVLGAMAAVGSLLPFLWKAWAGWGSKRPLEALLPIPGPVLLFLLIRFAAFFSDSFVVAEARATPFLLGSLILLLIAQLHWEGKLLPPKLLTMPRLCFPASTGPPRHSGTYALGLGVGLLLCIRLAGLFHRCPEETPACRSSPWLSPLASMVGGRAKNLWYGACVGALVALLAVVRLWLHRYSNLKSPEPSVLFVRWGLPLMVLGTAAYWALASGADEAPPRLRALVAGASVVLPRAVAVLAASGLMLLLWRPVTVLVKATTGATRTRTVLTPFSGPPTSQADLDYVVPQIYRHMQEEFRGRLERTRSRGPLTVAAYQLGSVYSAAMVTALTLLAFPLLLLHAERVSLVFLLLFLQSFLLLHLLAAGIPITTPGPFTVPWQAVSAWALMATQSFYSMGHQPVFPAIHWHAAFVGFPEGHGSSTWLPALLVGANTFASHLLFAVGCPLLLLWPFLCESQGPRKRWQSLGNEAEARVRPEEEEEPLMEMRLRDAPHHFNAALLQLGLKYLFVLGIQILACALAASILRRHLMVWKVFAPKFIFEAMGFIVSSVGLFLGIALVMRVDGAVSSWFRQLVLAQQR encoded by the exons ATGCAGAAGATCTCAGTGCTGCTCTTCCTGGCCTgggtctgcttcctcttctaCGCCGGCATTGCTCTCTTCACCAGTGGCTTCCTGCTTACCCGTTTGGAACTCACCAACCATAGCAGCTGCCAAGAGCCCCCAGGCCCTGGGTCCCTGCCATGGGGGAGCCAAGGGAAGCCTGGGGCCTGCTGGATGGCTTCTCGATTCTCTCGGCTTGTGTTGGTGCTGATAGATGCTCTGAGATTTGACTTTGCCCATCCCCAGCGCTCCCATGGTCCTGGAGagcctcctgtctctctgcccttcctgggcAAATTGGACTCCTTGCAAAGGATCCTGGAGATTCAGCCCCACCATGCCAGGCTCTACCAATCTAAGGCTgatccccccaccaccaccatgcaGCGCCTGAAGGCCCTCACCACAGGCTCACTGCCTACCTTTATCGATGCTGGCAGTAACTTTGCCAGCTATGCCATAGTGGAAGACAATCTCATTAAGCAGCTCGCCAGTGCAG GAAGGCGTGTGGTCTTCATGGGAGATGATACCTGGAAAGATCTTTTCCCTGGAGCTTTCTCCCAAGCTTTCTTCTTCCCATCCTTCAATGTCAGAGACCTGCACACAGTGGACAATGGCATCCTGGAACACCTGTATCCAACCA TGGACAGTGGTAAATGGGATATGCTGATTGCTCACTTCCTGGGTGTGGATCACTGTGGCCACAAGTATGGCCCTCACCACCCTGAAATGGCCAAGAAACTTAGCCAAATGGACCAGGTGATCCA GGGACTTGTGGAGCGTCTGGAAAATGACACACTGCTGGTTGTGATTGGGGACCATGGGATGACCATGACTGGGGACCATGGAGGAGACAGTGAGCTGGAGATCTCTGCTGCACTTTTTCTGTACAGTCCCAAAGCCCTCTTTCCTGGTGCCCCCCCAGAG GAGCCAGAGATAGTTCCTCAAATCAGCCTTGTTCCTACGCTGGCCCTGCTGCTGGGCCTGCCCATTCCGTTTGGGAACATTGGGGAGGTGATGGCTGAGCTGTTCTCAGAGGTTGAAGATGCCCAGCCTCACTCCTCTGCTCTGGCCCAAGCCTCAGCTCTCCATCTCAATGCCCAGCAG GTATCCCGATTTCTTCACGCCTACTCAGCTGCTTCTCAGGACCTTCAAATTACGGAGCTTCATCGGCTGCAGAACCTTTTCTCCAATGCCTCTGCTGACTACCAGCGGCTTCTGCAGAGCCCCCAGGGGGCTGAGGCAGCACTACAGACTGTGATTACTGAGCTGCAGCAGTTCCTGCGGGGAGTTCGGGCCATGTGCATTCAGTCTTGGGCTCGTTTCTCTCTGGGTCGCATGGCCGGGGGTGCTGCTCTCATGGCTGCTGCCTGCTTTCTTTGTCTGCTGGTATCCCAATGGGCGACATCCCCAGGCTTCTGCTTCCACCCCTTCCTCCTAATACCTATGGCCTGTGGTCTGGCTGGTACCATAGTGTGTGCTGGACTCCTGACAACTACTGGGCTGAGGCTGGATCCAGTGGTCCTAGGGGCTATGGCTGCAGTGGGCTCACTCCTGCCTTTTCTGTGGAAAGCATGGGCTGGCTGGGGGTCCAAGAGGCCCCTGGAAGCCCTACTTCCCATCCCTGGGCCTGTCCTATTATTCCTGCTCATTCGCtttgctgctttcttctctgataGCTTTGTTGTAGCTGAGGCGAGGGCCACCCCCTTCCTTTTGGGTTCCCTCATCTTGCTCCTGATTGCCCAGCTTCACTGGGAGGGCAAGTTGCTCCCACCTAAGCTGCTCACAATGCCCCGCCTTTGTTTTCCGGCCTCCACGGGCCCTCCCCGACACAGTGGTACTTATGCCCTGGGACTTGGAGTAGGGTTGCTTTTATGTATAAGGCTAGCTGGGCTTTTTCATCGCTGCCCTGAAGAGACACCTGCTTGCCGTTCCTCTCCCTGGCTGAGTCCCTTGGCATCCATGGTGGGTGGTCGAGCCAAGAATCTGTGGTATGGAGCTTGTGTGGGGGCTTTGGTAGCCCTGTTAGCTGTCGTGCGCCTATGGCTTCACCGCTATAGCAATCTCAAGAGTCCTGAGCCCTCTGTGCTCTTTGTGCGCTGGGGGCTGCCCCTAATGGTACTGGGCACTGCTGCCTACTGGGCGCTGGCGTCGGGGGCTGATGAAGCACCCCCACGTCTCCGGGCCTTGGTTGCTGGGGCATCAGTTGTGCTGCCTAGGGCTGTGGCCGTGTTGGCTGCTTCAGGGCTCATGCTGCTTCTCTGGAGGCCTGTGACAGTGCTAGTAAAGGCTACGACAGGAGCCACAAGGAccaggactgtcctcactcccttCTCAGGCCCGCCCACTTCTCAGGCTGACTTGGATTACGTGGTACCTCAGATCTATCGACACATGCAAGAGGAGTTCCGGGGCCGGCTAGAGAGGACCAGATCCCGGGGCCCCCTGACTGTGGCGGCCTATCAGTTGGGGAGTGTCTACTCAGCTGCTATGGTCACGGCACTCACCCTCTTGGCCTTCCCACTTCTGCTATTGCATGCAGAGCGCGTTAGCCTGGTGTTCCTGCTTCTGTTTCTGCAGAGCTTCCTTCTCCTGCATCTGCTTGCTGCTGGGATACCCATCACCACCCCTG GTCCTTTTACTGTGCCATGGCAGGCAGTCTCTGCTTGGGCCCTCATGGCCACGCAGAGCTTCTACTCCATGGGCCACCAGCCTGTCTTTCCAGCCATTCATTGGCACGCAGCCTTCGTGGGATTCCCAGAGGGTCATGGCTCCTCCACCTGGCTGCCTGCTCTGCTGGTGGGAGCCAACACCTTTGCCTCCCATCTCCTCTTTGCAG TAGGTTGCCCATTGCTTTTGCTCTGGCCCTTCCTCTGTGAGAGTCAAGGGCCCCGGAAGAGGTGGCAGTCCCTAGGGAATGAAGCTGAAGCCAGAGTCAGgcctgaggaggaagaggagccacTGATGGAGATGCGGCTCCGGGATGCACCTCATCACTTCAATGCagcgctgctgcagctgggccTCAAGTACCTCTTTGTCCTCGGTATTCAg ATTCTGGCCTGTGCCTTGGCAGCCTCCATCCTCCGCAGGCATCTCATGGTCTGGAAGGTGTTTGCCCCCAA GTTCATTTTTGAAGCCATGGGCTTTATTGTGAGCAGCGTGGGACTTTTCCTGGGCATAGCTTTGGTGATGCGAGTGGATGGTGCTGTGAGCTCCTGGTTCAGGCAGCTAGTTCTGGCCCAGCAGAGATAG
- the PIGO gene encoding GPI ethanolamine phosphate transferase 3 isoform X1 — protein MNSFPATSRMQKISVLLFLAWVCFLFYAGIALFTSGFLLTRLELTNHSSCQEPPGPGSLPWGSQGKPGACWMASRFSRLVLVLIDALRFDFAHPQRSHGPGEPPVSLPFLGKLDSLQRILEIQPHHARLYQSKADPPTTTMQRLKALTTGSLPTFIDAGSNFASYAIVEDNLIKQLASAGRRVVFMGDDTWKDLFPGAFSQAFFFPSFNVRDLHTVDNGILEHLYPTMDSGKWDMLIAHFLGVDHCGHKYGPHHPEMAKKLSQMDQVIQGLVERLENDTLLVVIGDHGMTMTGDHGGDSELEISAALFLYSPKALFPGAPPEEPEIVPQISLVPTLALLLGLPIPFGNIGEVMAELFSEVEDAQPHSSALAQASALHLNAQQVSRFLHAYSAASQDLQITELHRLQNLFSNASADYQRLLQSPQGAEAALQTVITELQQFLRGVRAMCIQSWARFSLGRMAGGAALMAAACFLCLLVSQWATSPGFCFHPFLLIPMACGLAGTIVCAGLLTTTGLRLDPVVLGAMAAVGSLLPFLWKAWAGWGSKRPLEALLPIPGPVLLFLLIRFAAFFSDSFVVAEARATPFLLGSLILLLIAQLHWEGKLLPPKLLTMPRLCFPASTGPPRHSGTYALGLGVGLLLCIRLAGLFHRCPEETPACRSSPWLSPLASMVGGRAKNLWYGACVGALVALLAVVRLWLHRYSNLKSPEPSVLFVRWGLPLMVLGTAAYWALASGADEAPPRLRALVAGASVVLPRAVAVLAASGLMLLLWRPVTVLVKATTGATRTRTVLTPFSGPPTSQADLDYVVPQIYRHMQEEFRGRLERTRSRGPLTVAAYQLGSVYSAAMVTALTLLAFPLLLLHAERVSLVFLLLFLQSFLLLHLLAAGIPITTPGPFTVPWQAVSAWALMATQSFYSMGHQPVFPAIHWHAAFVGFPEGHGSSTWLPALLVGANTFASHLLFAVGCPLLLLWPFLCESQGPRKRWQSLGNEAEARVRPEEEEEPLMEMRLRDAPHHFNAALLQLGLKYLFVLGIQILACALAASILRRHLMVWKVFAPKFIFEAMGFIVSSVGLFLGIALVMRVDGAVSSWFRQLVLAQQR, from the exons ATGAATTCCTTCCCCGCTACCAGCAGGATGCAGAAGATCTCAGTGCTGCTCTTCCTGGCCTgggtctgcttcctcttctaCGCCGGCATTGCTCTCTTCACCAGTGGCTTCCTGCTTACCCGTTTGGAACTCACCAACCATAGCAGCTGCCAAGAGCCCCCAGGCCCTGGGTCCCTGCCATGGGGGAGCCAAGGGAAGCCTGGGGCCTGCTGGATGGCTTCTCGATTCTCTCGGCTTGTGTTGGTGCTGATAGATGCTCTGAGATTTGACTTTGCCCATCCCCAGCGCTCCCATGGTCCTGGAGagcctcctgtctctctgcccttcctgggcAAATTGGACTCCTTGCAAAGGATCCTGGAGATTCAGCCCCACCATGCCAGGCTCTACCAATCTAAGGCTgatccccccaccaccaccatgcaGCGCCTGAAGGCCCTCACCACAGGCTCACTGCCTACCTTTATCGATGCTGGCAGTAACTTTGCCAGCTATGCCATAGTGGAAGACAATCTCATTAAGCAGCTCGCCAGTGCAG GAAGGCGTGTGGTCTTCATGGGAGATGATACCTGGAAAGATCTTTTCCCTGGAGCTTTCTCCCAAGCTTTCTTCTTCCCATCCTTCAATGTCAGAGACCTGCACACAGTGGACAATGGCATCCTGGAACACCTGTATCCAACCA TGGACAGTGGTAAATGGGATATGCTGATTGCTCACTTCCTGGGTGTGGATCACTGTGGCCACAAGTATGGCCCTCACCACCCTGAAATGGCCAAGAAACTTAGCCAAATGGACCAGGTGATCCA GGGACTTGTGGAGCGTCTGGAAAATGACACACTGCTGGTTGTGATTGGGGACCATGGGATGACCATGACTGGGGACCATGGAGGAGACAGTGAGCTGGAGATCTCTGCTGCACTTTTTCTGTACAGTCCCAAAGCCCTCTTTCCTGGTGCCCCCCCAGAG GAGCCAGAGATAGTTCCTCAAATCAGCCTTGTTCCTACGCTGGCCCTGCTGCTGGGCCTGCCCATTCCGTTTGGGAACATTGGGGAGGTGATGGCTGAGCTGTTCTCAGAGGTTGAAGATGCCCAGCCTCACTCCTCTGCTCTGGCCCAAGCCTCAGCTCTCCATCTCAATGCCCAGCAG GTATCCCGATTTCTTCACGCCTACTCAGCTGCTTCTCAGGACCTTCAAATTACGGAGCTTCATCGGCTGCAGAACCTTTTCTCCAATGCCTCTGCTGACTACCAGCGGCTTCTGCAGAGCCCCCAGGGGGCTGAGGCAGCACTACAGACTGTGATTACTGAGCTGCAGCAGTTCCTGCGGGGAGTTCGGGCCATGTGCATTCAGTCTTGGGCTCGTTTCTCTCTGGGTCGCATGGCCGGGGGTGCTGCTCTCATGGCTGCTGCCTGCTTTCTTTGTCTGCTGGTATCCCAATGGGCGACATCCCCAGGCTTCTGCTTCCACCCCTTCCTCCTAATACCTATGGCCTGTGGTCTGGCTGGTACCATAGTGTGTGCTGGACTCCTGACAACTACTGGGCTGAGGCTGGATCCAGTGGTCCTAGGGGCTATGGCTGCAGTGGGCTCACTCCTGCCTTTTCTGTGGAAAGCATGGGCTGGCTGGGGGTCCAAGAGGCCCCTGGAAGCCCTACTTCCCATCCCTGGGCCTGTCCTATTATTCCTGCTCATTCGCtttgctgctttcttctctgataGCTTTGTTGTAGCTGAGGCGAGGGCCACCCCCTTCCTTTTGGGTTCCCTCATCTTGCTCCTGATTGCCCAGCTTCACTGGGAGGGCAAGTTGCTCCCACCTAAGCTGCTCACAATGCCCCGCCTTTGTTTTCCGGCCTCCACGGGCCCTCCCCGACACAGTGGTACTTATGCCCTGGGACTTGGAGTAGGGTTGCTTTTATGTATAAGGCTAGCTGGGCTTTTTCATCGCTGCCCTGAAGAGACACCTGCTTGCCGTTCCTCTCCCTGGCTGAGTCCCTTGGCATCCATGGTGGGTGGTCGAGCCAAGAATCTGTGGTATGGAGCTTGTGTGGGGGCTTTGGTAGCCCTGTTAGCTGTCGTGCGCCTATGGCTTCACCGCTATAGCAATCTCAAGAGTCCTGAGCCCTCTGTGCTCTTTGTGCGCTGGGGGCTGCCCCTAATGGTACTGGGCACTGCTGCCTACTGGGCGCTGGCGTCGGGGGCTGATGAAGCACCCCCACGTCTCCGGGCCTTGGTTGCTGGGGCATCAGTTGTGCTGCCTAGGGCTGTGGCCGTGTTGGCTGCTTCAGGGCTCATGCTGCTTCTCTGGAGGCCTGTGACAGTGCTAGTAAAGGCTACGACAGGAGCCACAAGGAccaggactgtcctcactcccttCTCAGGCCCGCCCACTTCTCAGGCTGACTTGGATTACGTGGTACCTCAGATCTATCGACACATGCAAGAGGAGTTCCGGGGCCGGCTAGAGAGGACCAGATCCCGGGGCCCCCTGACTGTGGCGGCCTATCAGTTGGGGAGTGTCTACTCAGCTGCTATGGTCACGGCACTCACCCTCTTGGCCTTCCCACTTCTGCTATTGCATGCAGAGCGCGTTAGCCTGGTGTTCCTGCTTCTGTTTCTGCAGAGCTTCCTTCTCCTGCATCTGCTTGCTGCTGGGATACCCATCACCACCCCTG GTCCTTTTACTGTGCCATGGCAGGCAGTCTCTGCTTGGGCCCTCATGGCCACGCAGAGCTTCTACTCCATGGGCCACCAGCCTGTCTTTCCAGCCATTCATTGGCACGCAGCCTTCGTGGGATTCCCAGAGGGTCATGGCTCCTCCACCTGGCTGCCTGCTCTGCTGGTGGGAGCCAACACCTTTGCCTCCCATCTCCTCTTTGCAG TAGGTTGCCCATTGCTTTTGCTCTGGCCCTTCCTCTGTGAGAGTCAAGGGCCCCGGAAGAGGTGGCAGTCCCTAGGGAATGAAGCTGAAGCCAGAGTCAGgcctgaggaggaagaggagccacTGATGGAGATGCGGCTCCGGGATGCACCTCATCACTTCAATGCagcgctgctgcagctgggccTCAAGTACCTCTTTGTCCTCGGTATTCAg ATTCTGGCCTGTGCCTTGGCAGCCTCCATCCTCCGCAGGCATCTCATGGTCTGGAAGGTGTTTGCCCCCAA GTTCATTTTTGAAGCCATGGGCTTTATTGTGAGCAGCGTGGGACTTTTCCTGGGCATAGCTTTGGTGATGCGAGTGGATGGTGCTGTGAGCTCCTGGTTCAGGCAGCTAGTTCTGGCCCAGCAGAGATAG
- the PIGO gene encoding GPI ethanolamine phosphate transferase 3 isoform X4: MNSFPATSRMQKISVLLFLAWVCFLFYAGIALFTSGFLLTRLELTNHSSCQEPPGPGSLPWGSQGKPGACWMASRFSRLVLVLIDALRFDFAHPQRSHGPGEPPVSLPFLGKLDSLQRILEIQPHHARLYQSKADPPTTTMQRLKALTTGSLPTFIDAGSNFASYAIVEDNLIKQLASAGRRVVFMGDDTWKDLFPGAFSQAFFFPSFNVRDLHTVDNGILEHLYPTMDSGKWDMLIAHFLGVDHCGHKYGPHHPEMAKKLSQMDQVIQGLVERLENDTLLVVIGDHGMTMTGDHGGDSELEISAALFLYSPKALFPGAPPEEPEIVPQISLVPTLALLLGLPIPFGNIGEVMAELFSEVEDAQPHSSALAQASALHLNAQQVSRFLHAYSAASQDLQITELHRLQNLFSNASADYQRLLQSPQGAEAALQTVITELQQFLRGVRAMCIQSWARFSLGRMAGGAALMAAACFLCLLVSQWATSPGFCFHPFLLIPMACGLAGTIVCAGLLTTTGLRLDPVVLGAMAAVGSLLPFLWKAWAGWGSKRPLEALLPIPGPVLLFLLIRFAAFFSDSFVVAEARATPFLLGSLILLLIAQLHWEGKLLPPKLLTMPRLCFPASTGPPRHSGTYALGLGVGLLLCIRLAGLFHRCPEETPACRSSPWLSPLASMVGGRAKNLWYGACVGALVALLAVVRLWLHRYSNLKSPEPSVLFVRWGLPLMVLGTAAYWALASGADEAPPRLRALVAGASVVLPRAVAVLAASGLMLLLWRPVTVLVKATTGATRTRTVLTPFSGPPTSQADLDYVVPQIYRHMQEEFRGRLERTRSRGPLTVAAYQLGSVYSAAMVTALTLLAFPLLLLHAERVSLVFLLLFLQSFLLLHLLAAGIPITTPGKYVSQPLFLQGQ, encoded by the exons ATGAATTCCTTCCCCGCTACCAGCAGGATGCAGAAGATCTCAGTGCTGCTCTTCCTGGCCTgggtctgcttcctcttctaCGCCGGCATTGCTCTCTTCACCAGTGGCTTCCTGCTTACCCGTTTGGAACTCACCAACCATAGCAGCTGCCAAGAGCCCCCAGGCCCTGGGTCCCTGCCATGGGGGAGCCAAGGGAAGCCTGGGGCCTGCTGGATGGCTTCTCGATTCTCTCGGCTTGTGTTGGTGCTGATAGATGCTCTGAGATTTGACTTTGCCCATCCCCAGCGCTCCCATGGTCCTGGAGagcctcctgtctctctgcccttcctgggcAAATTGGACTCCTTGCAAAGGATCCTGGAGATTCAGCCCCACCATGCCAGGCTCTACCAATCTAAGGCTgatccccccaccaccaccatgcaGCGCCTGAAGGCCCTCACCACAGGCTCACTGCCTACCTTTATCGATGCTGGCAGTAACTTTGCCAGCTATGCCATAGTGGAAGACAATCTCATTAAGCAGCTCGCCAGTGCAG GAAGGCGTGTGGTCTTCATGGGAGATGATACCTGGAAAGATCTTTTCCCTGGAGCTTTCTCCCAAGCTTTCTTCTTCCCATCCTTCAATGTCAGAGACCTGCACACAGTGGACAATGGCATCCTGGAACACCTGTATCCAACCA TGGACAGTGGTAAATGGGATATGCTGATTGCTCACTTCCTGGGTGTGGATCACTGTGGCCACAAGTATGGCCCTCACCACCCTGAAATGGCCAAGAAACTTAGCCAAATGGACCAGGTGATCCA GGGACTTGTGGAGCGTCTGGAAAATGACACACTGCTGGTTGTGATTGGGGACCATGGGATGACCATGACTGGGGACCATGGAGGAGACAGTGAGCTGGAGATCTCTGCTGCACTTTTTCTGTACAGTCCCAAAGCCCTCTTTCCTGGTGCCCCCCCAGAG GAGCCAGAGATAGTTCCTCAAATCAGCCTTGTTCCTACGCTGGCCCTGCTGCTGGGCCTGCCCATTCCGTTTGGGAACATTGGGGAGGTGATGGCTGAGCTGTTCTCAGAGGTTGAAGATGCCCAGCCTCACTCCTCTGCTCTGGCCCAAGCCTCAGCTCTCCATCTCAATGCCCAGCAG GTATCCCGATTTCTTCACGCCTACTCAGCTGCTTCTCAGGACCTTCAAATTACGGAGCTTCATCGGCTGCAGAACCTTTTCTCCAATGCCTCTGCTGACTACCAGCGGCTTCTGCAGAGCCCCCAGGGGGCTGAGGCAGCACTACAGACTGTGATTACTGAGCTGCAGCAGTTCCTGCGGGGAGTTCGGGCCATGTGCATTCAGTCTTGGGCTCGTTTCTCTCTGGGTCGCATGGCCGGGGGTGCTGCTCTCATGGCTGCTGCCTGCTTTCTTTGTCTGCTGGTATCCCAATGGGCGACATCCCCAGGCTTCTGCTTCCACCCCTTCCTCCTAATACCTATGGCCTGTGGTCTGGCTGGTACCATAGTGTGTGCTGGACTCCTGACAACTACTGGGCTGAGGCTGGATCCAGTGGTCCTAGGGGCTATGGCTGCAGTGGGCTCACTCCTGCCTTTTCTGTGGAAAGCATGGGCTGGCTGGGGGTCCAAGAGGCCCCTGGAAGCCCTACTTCCCATCCCTGGGCCTGTCCTATTATTCCTGCTCATTCGCtttgctgctttcttctctgataGCTTTGTTGTAGCTGAGGCGAGGGCCACCCCCTTCCTTTTGGGTTCCCTCATCTTGCTCCTGATTGCCCAGCTTCACTGGGAGGGCAAGTTGCTCCCACCTAAGCTGCTCACAATGCCCCGCCTTTGTTTTCCGGCCTCCACGGGCCCTCCCCGACACAGTGGTACTTATGCCCTGGGACTTGGAGTAGGGTTGCTTTTATGTATAAGGCTAGCTGGGCTTTTTCATCGCTGCCCTGAAGAGACACCTGCTTGCCGTTCCTCTCCCTGGCTGAGTCCCTTGGCATCCATGGTGGGTGGTCGAGCCAAGAATCTGTGGTATGGAGCTTGTGTGGGGGCTTTGGTAGCCCTGTTAGCTGTCGTGCGCCTATGGCTTCACCGCTATAGCAATCTCAAGAGTCCTGAGCCCTCTGTGCTCTTTGTGCGCTGGGGGCTGCCCCTAATGGTACTGGGCACTGCTGCCTACTGGGCGCTGGCGTCGGGGGCTGATGAAGCACCCCCACGTCTCCGGGCCTTGGTTGCTGGGGCATCAGTTGTGCTGCCTAGGGCTGTGGCCGTGTTGGCTGCTTCAGGGCTCATGCTGCTTCTCTGGAGGCCTGTGACAGTGCTAGTAAAGGCTACGACAGGAGCCACAAGGAccaggactgtcctcactcccttCTCAGGCCCGCCCACTTCTCAGGCTGACTTGGATTACGTGGTACCTCAGATCTATCGACACATGCAAGAGGAGTTCCGGGGCCGGCTAGAGAGGACCAGATCCCGGGGCCCCCTGACTGTGGCGGCCTATCAGTTGGGGAGTGTCTACTCAGCTGCTATGGTCACGGCACTCACCCTCTTGGCCTTCCCACTTCTGCTATTGCATGCAGAGCGCGTTAGCCTGGTGTTCCTGCTTCTGTTTCTGCAGAGCTTCCTTCTCCTGCATCTGCTTGCTGCTGGGATACCCATCACCACCCCTGGTAAATACGTTTCTCAGCCCTTATTCCTCCAAGGACAGTAG